In one window of Ferriphaselus amnicola DNA:
- a CDS encoding DUF2460 domain-containing protein, with amino-acid sequence MSNMVFPTLPGLAWNVARSPQWATRIQKAVSGKEFRSAWMSAPLYTFRLQYEVLREATAYQELQQLVAFYNNVRGSFDSFLYRDPNDNSVTAHSFGTGNGVQTAFQLVRSYGGNLEAVGQLNGAPSIYINGVLQATGYTISATGLVTFSVAPINAAALTWTGNYYYRCRFLQDTMELNEFMNSLWEAKKVEFIGSLTPNRI; translated from the coding sequence ATGAGCAATATGGTATTTCCAACCCTGCCGGGGCTGGCGTGGAATGTTGCGCGCTCGCCCCAGTGGGCCACCCGTATCCAGAAAGCGGTATCGGGCAAGGAGTTCAGATCGGCATGGATGTCGGCTCCGCTCTACACCTTCCGCCTGCAGTATGAGGTATTGCGCGAAGCCACGGCCTATCAGGAATTGCAGCAACTGGTCGCGTTCTACAACAACGTGCGCGGCTCGTTCGACTCGTTCCTGTACCGCGATCCGAACGACAACAGTGTCACCGCGCACAGCTTTGGCACGGGCAATGGCGTGCAGACCGCATTCCAGTTGGTCCGCAGCTACGGCGGCAATCTGGAAGCCGTGGGCCAATTGAACGGCGCACCCTCGATCTATATCAATGGCGTGCTACAGGCGACCGGCTACACCATCAGTGCCACAGGACTGGTGACGTTCAGCGTCGCACCCATCAATGCTGCCGCCCTGACCTGGACCGGCAACTATTACTACCGCTGCCGCTTCCTGCAGGACACGATGGAATTGAACGAGTTCATGAACTCCCTATGGGAAGCCAAGAAAGTCGAGTTCATCGGCTCCCTCACCCCCAATCGCATCTGA
- a CDS encoding heavy metal translocating P-type ATPase has protein sequence MSTSTDPVCGMTVKPDSPHRFEYRGIEYSFCSAKCEAKFQASPETYFEPRAAEPARTGAIYTCPMHPEIRQPKPGNCPKCGMTLELESPAIPGAVEYTCPMHPEVVRSEPGNCPICGMALEPRNAPQEDNTELNDMTRRFWTSAVLALPVFLLAMVSDLFPQTMPESVSMVMLQWIEFVLATPAVLWGGWPIFRRGYESVVNRSLNMFTLISLGVGVAWTYSVVAMLLPGIFPETMRSMMGTVPVYFEAAAVIMALVLLGQVMELRARSQTSAAIKLLLGLAPKTARIVRPDGNEEDIPLTQVQPNDVLRVRPGEKVPVDGVVLEGTSALDESMVTGESIPVEKTAGARLIGATVNGTGSLLMRAERVGADTLLAQIVHMVSEAQRSRAPIQRMADVVSSYFVPAVVLIALVTLAVWGFIGPEPRLAHAIVNAVAVLIIACPCALGLATPMSIMVGTGRGATAGVLIKNAEALEIMEKVDTLVVDKTGTLTEGKPKLVSVVALAGFDEDEVLRLGACLERASEHPLAAAIVGGAQEKGLLLVAVGDFKSHTGKGVTGAVEGHAVALGNLKLFEELQLDAGALPARADTLREDGQTVMLLAVDGKAAGLIGVADPVKASTPDAIRALHEEGIRIIMLTGDNRTTAEVVAKKLGIDRVEAEVLPEQKAAIVKRLQSEGRFVAMAGDGVNDAPALAQAQVGIAMGTGTDVAMESAGVTLVKGDLRGIVRAVRLSRATMKNIRQNLFFAFIYNVLGVPVAAGVLYPIFGLLLSPIIAATAMSFSSVSVILNALRLRRTNL, from the coding sequence ATGAGCACAAGCACTGACCCGGTATGCGGCATGACCGTGAAACCTGATTCGCCGCACCGCTTCGAGTACCGCGGTATCGAATACAGTTTCTGCAGTGCGAAGTGTGAGGCGAAATTCCAGGCGTCACCCGAAACCTATTTTGAACCCCGTGCGGCGGAACCCGCACGGACGGGTGCGATATACACCTGCCCCATGCATCCGGAAATCCGCCAACCCAAGCCGGGAAACTGCCCGAAGTGCGGCATGACGCTGGAGCTTGAATCTCCGGCCATCCCGGGTGCGGTGGAATACACCTGCCCAATGCATCCCGAGGTCGTGCGCAGCGAGCCGGGTAACTGCCCGATCTGCGGCATGGCATTGGAACCGCGCAATGCACCCCAGGAAGACAATACCGAGTTGAACGACATGACGCGCCGCTTCTGGACGAGTGCGGTGCTGGCGCTGCCGGTGTTCCTGTTGGCGATGGTTTCCGACCTCTTTCCGCAAACCATGCCGGAGTCCGTCTCGATGGTGATGCTGCAATGGATCGAATTCGTGCTGGCAACTCCTGCTGTGCTGTGGGGCGGCTGGCCGATCTTCCGGCGCGGTTATGAGTCCGTGGTCAACCGTAGCCTGAACATGTTCACGTTGATCTCGCTCGGCGTCGGCGTGGCGTGGACATATAGTGTCGTCGCCATGCTGTTGCCAGGCATCTTCCCCGAGACGATGCGCAGCATGATGGGTACCGTACCGGTGTACTTCGAGGCGGCTGCGGTCATTATGGCGCTGGTACTGCTTGGGCAGGTGATGGAACTGCGCGCGCGCAGCCAGACCAGCGCGGCAATCAAGCTGTTACTTGGCTTAGCGCCCAAGACTGCGCGCATTGTGCGTCCTGACGGCAACGAGGAAGACATTCCGCTGACACAGGTGCAGCCGAACGACGTGTTGCGCGTCCGTCCTGGCGAGAAAGTGCCGGTGGACGGAGTGGTACTCGAAGGCACAAGCGCGCTGGACGAATCCATGGTCACCGGCGAATCCATTCCCGTTGAAAAGACTGCGGGCGCGCGGCTGATCGGCGCGACGGTGAACGGTACAGGGAGCCTGCTGATGCGCGCCGAGCGCGTCGGCGCGGACACGCTGCTCGCGCAAATTGTGCACATGGTGAGCGAGGCGCAGCGTTCGCGCGCCCCTATCCAGCGCATGGCTGATGTCGTCTCCAGCTATTTCGTCCCGGCAGTGGTGCTGATTGCACTTGTCACGCTAGCGGTATGGGGCTTCATCGGGCCGGAGCCGCGTCTTGCGCACGCCATCGTCAATGCGGTGGCGGTACTCATCATCGCCTGTCCCTGCGCGCTGGGGCTCGCTACGCCCATGTCCATCATGGTGGGCACCGGGCGCGGCGCGACGGCGGGCGTGCTGATCAAGAACGCCGAAGCACTGGAGATCATGGAGAAGGTGGACACGCTGGTGGTGGACAAGACCGGTACCCTGACCGAGGGCAAGCCCAAGCTGGTGTCGGTGGTTGCCCTCGCAGGTTTCGACGAGGACGAGGTGTTGCGGCTGGGCGCCTGCCTGGAGCGCGCGAGCGAACATCCGCTCGCCGCAGCCATCGTCGGCGGCGCGCAGGAGAAAGGTTTATTGCTCGTCGCAGTGGGCGACTTCAAGTCTCACACCGGCAAGGGCGTGACGGGAGCCGTCGAGGGCCACGCGGTCGCGCTTGGCAACCTCAAGTTGTTCGAGGAATTGCAACTCGATGCGGGCGCGCTGCCTGCACGCGCCGATACATTGCGCGAAGACGGGCAGACGGTAATGCTGCTTGCTGTGGACGGCAAGGCTGCGGGCCTCATCGGCGTGGCCGACCCGGTCAAGGCATCCACACCGGATGCGATTCGCGCGCTGCACGAGGAAGGTATCCGCATCATCATGCTGACCGGGGACAACCGCACCACGGCAGAGGTGGTGGCGAAGAAACTGGGCATAGATCGGGTCGAGGCGGAGGTGCTGCCGGAGCAGAAGGCCGCCATCGTCAAACGCCTGCAAAGCGAAGGTCGCTTCGTCGCGATGGCGGGCGACGGCGTCAACGATGCGCCCGCGCTGGCGCAGGCGCAGGTTGGCATTGCTATGGGTACTGGTACCGATGTAGCGATGGAAAGCGCGGGAGTAACGCTGGTCAAGGGCGACCTGCGCGGCATCGTCCGCGCCGTTCGCCTGAGTCGCGCGACCATGAAGAACATCCGACAGAACCTGTTTTTCGCCTTCATCTACAACGTGCTCGGCGTCCCAGTTGCGGCGGGCGTGCTCTACCCGATCTTCGGCCTGCTGCTGTCGCCCATCATTGCCGCGACGGCGATGAGCTTCAGTTCGGTGTCCGTGATTTTAAACGCCCTGCGGCTGCGCCGCACCAACCTTTAA
- a CDS encoding methyltransferase family protein, protein MSDQSSAYGLWSLVIINSLVFIIFAFSFAKPQSKRDWRSFGAFSGFIVALFVEMYGFPLTIYLLSGWLQSRYPGTDVFSHDAGHLWHTLLGMKGNPHFDLPHMLSIAFIGGGFILLSSAWGVLYRAQRTHQLAITGPYAKVRHPQYDAFVLIMFGFLLQWPTLLTLLMFPVLVWMYVRLARQEECDALAQFGGEYRRYTEQTPAFFPRMRG, encoded by the coding sequence ATGAGCGATCAATCTTCGGCCTACGGCCTCTGGTCACTGGTTATCATCAACTCGCTGGTGTTCATCATATTTGCCTTCAGCTTCGCCAAGCCGCAAAGCAAGCGCGACTGGCGTTCGTTCGGCGCATTCTCTGGCTTTATTGTGGCGCTCTTCGTCGAGATGTACGGTTTCCCGCTAACCATATACCTGCTGTCGGGCTGGCTGCAGAGCCGTTATCCCGGCACCGATGTCTTTTCCCATGATGCAGGGCACCTGTGGCACACCCTGCTCGGTATGAAGGGTAATCCGCATTTCGACCTGCCACACATGTTGAGCATCGCATTCATCGGTGGGGGCTTCATCCTGCTGTCATCCGCATGGGGTGTACTTTATCGAGCGCAACGCACGCACCAGTTAGCGATAACCGGTCCTTATGCCAAGGTACGTCATCCCCAATATGATGCTTTCGTGCTCATTATGTTCGGTTTCCTGTTGCAGTGGCCGACACTGCTAACACTGCTAATGTTCCCTGTGTTGGTATGGATGTACGTGCGATTGGCGCGGCAGGAAGAGTGTGATGCGCTGGCGCAATTCGGCGGCGAATATCGACGCTATACCGAACAAACCCCTGCATTTTTTCCGCGCATGAGAGGATGA
- a CDS encoding DUF2163 domain-containing protein: MKTATPALLAMLNGAGNAYVMADLYTLTLIGGQVLRYTDFDLDLTAGGNVYASASLKFKRSRVRWIAGLEVDTLDISIFASTADLLNGLPFLAQVERGVLDGASLKLERGWMNLGSTVAETLTLFNGRVAEVQVSRTEARIKIKSDLELLNVRMPRNLYTPGCLYTLYDTGCGISRAAYAVNGSVTGGANRTWFPSALMHAANWFDLGTVTFTSGANNGITRTVRDFTSGAFLFSQPWPNVPANGDTFTAWPGCDKSQATCTGKFANKTRFRGFPYIPVPETSM, encoded by the coding sequence ATGAAAACCGCCACACCCGCACTGCTCGCCATGCTCAATGGCGCAGGCAATGCGTATGTCATGGCCGACCTGTACACGCTGACGCTGATCGGTGGCCAGGTGCTGCGCTACACGGACTTCGATCTGGACCTGACCGCAGGCGGCAACGTCTATGCCAGCGCCTCGCTCAAGTTCAAGCGCAGCCGGGTGCGCTGGATCGCAGGGCTGGAGGTCGACACACTGGATATTTCCATCTTTGCCTCGACCGCCGATCTCCTGAACGGTCTGCCGTTTTTAGCTCAGGTCGAGCGCGGTGTGCTGGATGGTGCCTCGCTGAAACTCGAACGTGGCTGGATGAACCTCGGCAGCACCGTTGCCGAAACGCTCACGCTGTTCAATGGCCGGGTGGCGGAAGTCCAGGTCAGCCGCACCGAAGCGCGCATCAAGATCAAGTCCGATCTGGAACTACTCAACGTCAGGATGCCGCGCAACCTGTACACGCCAGGCTGTCTGTACACCCTGTACGACACTGGCTGCGGCATCAGCCGCGCTGCCTATGCCGTCAACGGCTCGGTAACCGGGGGAGCCAATCGGACCTGGTTCCCGTCAGCGCTGATGCACGCGGCCAACTGGTTCGATCTGGGGACAGTGACGTTCACCTCGGGTGCCAACAACGGCATCACGCGCACGGTGCGGGATTTTACGTCAGGGGCATTTTTGTTCTCCCAACCGTGGCCGAACGTCCCCGCTAACGGCGACACCTTCACCGCATGGCCCGGCTGTGACAAGTCACAAGCCACCTGCACCGGCAAGTTCGCCAACAAGACACGCTTCCGGGGGTTTCCATACATCCCCGTTCCCGAGACATCGATGTGA
- a CDS encoding C40 family peptidase — MTDAQRARVIEAAQGWLNTPYHHRARVKGAGVDCAQLLIGVYAEAGLIDPFDTGDYPMDWMLHREEERFLLWLEHYCAVVASPLPGDIAIWRYGRTFSHGAIVTDWPAIIHAWRPAGRVVIGSADEEELAGRPVRLYRIKE; from the coding sequence ATGACTGACGCACAGCGCGCCCGCGTGATCGAGGCAGCACAGGGCTGGCTCAACACGCCCTATCACCACAGGGCGCGCGTCAAAGGGGCCGGTGTCGACTGTGCACAGTTGCTGATCGGGGTGTATGCCGAGGCGGGCCTGATCGACCCGTTCGATACCGGCGACTACCCGATGGACTGGATGCTGCACCGGGAGGAAGAACGCTTCCTGCTCTGGCTGGAGCACTACTGCGCTGTCGTGGCGTCTCCCTTGCCCGGCGACATCGCGATCTGGCGGTATGGGCGGACGTTCTCCCACGGGGCAATCGTGACCGACTGGCCCGCCATCATCCATGCGTGGCGTCCGGCAGGCCGCGTCGTAATCGGCAGCGCGGATGAGGAAGAACTGGCCGGTCGGCCAGTCAGGCTTTATCGAATCAAGGAATAA
- a CDS encoding phage tail protein, which produces MGGLFGGGGQNIATSETRLGAIRFQTSAFGYPIPILYGQNRISGNLIWYGNFTPIAHTTTQSAGGKGGGGGTSSNTTYTYTTGLMIGLCEGQVAGIQRIWQGKNVMTLAQARLTQYVGAPGQAAWGFLTTSFAGQDLNYPNLAYVCSSNFDLGNSANLPNLSYEMAGKLRYSAAIVDANPASFIADFLTNDSYGALFPAGKLGSMSQFSNYCVANGIFLSPVVDAQKSAAEWITQWLKACNSTVIFSDGVLKFIPYGDEVVTGNGVTFTPSLTPLYDLTDDDFIGDTGSDPVIVTRTPQSDAFNRMQVEFSSRANNYNPEIAEAKDQANIEAYGLRPNNPVKIPEICTLAVARHVAQLMLQRGLYVRNHYEFRLPWKYALLEPMDIVTLTDSALGLDREPVRIVSIEEDAEGLLSVIAEELPIGVAGAAKYVTQGGTGFQIDYNAAPGNANAPVIFEAPDLLTAGSGLEIWIATSGGANWGGYEVWVSRDNATYQRVGEMHGKARHGVLTAAMATGGDPDTLHSLAVDISISGGQLTGGTQANADALNTLCYVDGELLAFQSATLTGVGKYTLGTYLRRGAYGTTIGAHNKGSLFARLDKAVFKYPFTADMIGTPVYLKLLSFNLYGGAKQTLDTVQPITWNVTGAALKSPLPNVTGLSNAYRNGQTLLSWQLVTDFRTVDYEIRRGTNWQTAIVLGRTPLTEFVIAQNGTYWVAAHYSNAQGVTAYSATPVDITIGGAILPANVVASWNEAATGWAGTCTTPAFRDPVEQAVKLGGSALFSAIPLISAANTVEYYGGIATGGYYQIPVSHEIDIGTAQACNVSVGVQAASDTPFALVSTIPVFSAQASVQGNFSGKSSLAIEIDTAQNNLVWQGWRPFVPGQYIARRFRFRVKLISADPTVSTILTGMTFSVDMPDRVDTGTALAVPAAGKAVVFATPFQIVPNVQITILNPVAGDVIAFPAQPTTTGFTVQITNAGVGVARNINWLAKGY; this is translated from the coding sequence ATGGGCGGATTATTTGGCGGTGGCGGACAGAACATTGCCACCAGCGAAACACGCCTCGGTGCAATCCGCTTCCAGACCTCGGCCTTCGGCTATCCCATCCCCATCCTCTATGGTCAGAACCGCATCTCCGGCAACCTGATCTGGTACGGTAATTTCACGCCGATCGCGCACACCACCACGCAAAGCGCCGGTGGCAAGGGCGGCGGTGGCGGTACCAGCAGCAACACGACCTATACCTACACCACGGGACTGATGATCGGCCTGTGCGAAGGTCAGGTCGCAGGCATCCAGCGTATCTGGCAGGGCAAGAACGTGATGACCCTGGCGCAGGCGCGTCTGACGCAATACGTCGGTGCACCGGGTCAGGCGGCATGGGGATTCCTGACCACCAGCTTTGCCGGGCAGGATTTGAATTACCCCAACCTGGCCTATGTCTGCTCCAGCAACTTCGATCTCGGCAACAGCGCCAATCTGCCCAACCTGTCCTACGAAATGGCGGGCAAGCTGCGTTATTCCGCTGCCATCGTCGATGCCAATCCGGCCAGTTTCATTGCGGATTTCCTGACCAACGACAGCTACGGTGCGCTGTTTCCGGCGGGGAAGCTCGGCAGCATGTCGCAGTTCTCCAACTACTGCGTGGCCAACGGCATCTTCCTGTCGCCAGTGGTCGATGCACAGAAATCCGCCGCCGAATGGATCACGCAGTGGCTCAAGGCCTGCAACTCGACGGTGATCTTCTCCGACGGCGTGCTGAAATTCATCCCCTATGGCGACGAGGTGGTGACCGGCAATGGCGTGACCTTCACGCCCAGCCTCACTCCGCTCTACGACCTGACGGACGACGACTTCATCGGCGACACCGGTTCCGATCCGGTGATCGTTACGCGCACGCCGCAATCGGATGCGTTCAACCGGATGCAGGTGGAGTTTTCCAGCCGGGCCAACAACTACAACCCGGAGATCGCGGAGGCCAAGGATCAGGCCAACATCGAAGCCTACGGCCTGCGTCCGAACAATCCGGTCAAGATACCGGAGATCTGCACGCTCGCCGTGGCACGGCATGTCGCGCAGTTGATGCTGCAGCGCGGGCTGTATGTCCGCAACCATTACGAGTTCCGCCTGCCGTGGAAATACGCGCTGCTGGAACCGATGGACATCGTGACCCTGACCGACAGCGCGCTGGGACTCGACCGCGAGCCAGTGCGCATCGTCAGCATCGAGGAAGATGCCGAAGGCTTGCTGTCCGTCATCGCCGAGGAACTGCCGATCGGTGTGGCGGGTGCAGCCAAATACGTCACGCAGGGTGGCACCGGATTCCAGATCGACTACAACGCAGCGCCGGGCAACGCCAATGCGCCGGTGATCTTCGAAGCGCCCGACCTGCTCACCGCTGGCAGCGGTCTGGAAATCTGGATCGCCACCTCGGGTGGTGCCAACTGGGGTGGCTATGAGGTGTGGGTGTCGCGCGACAATGCCACCTACCAGCGCGTGGGCGAGATGCATGGCAAAGCACGCCACGGCGTGTTGACTGCGGCCATGGCCACCGGCGGTGATCCCGATACGCTGCACAGTCTGGCGGTGGATATTTCCATTTCCGGCGGGCAATTGACCGGCGGCACGCAGGCCAATGCCGATGCGCTCAACACGCTCTGCTACGTCGATGGCGAATTGCTGGCGTTCCAGTCGGCCACGCTGACCGGGGTGGGTAAATACACCCTCGGCACCTATCTGCGGCGCGGGGCGTATGGCACGACCATCGGTGCGCACAACAAGGGCAGTCTGTTTGCGCGACTGGACAAGGCAGTCTTCAAGTATCCGTTCACTGCCGACATGATTGGCACGCCGGTCTACCTCAAGCTGTTGTCGTTCAACCTCTATGGGGGAGCCAAGCAGACGCTGGATACAGTGCAGCCGATCACCTGGAACGTGACCGGTGCAGCGTTGAAGTCGCCGCTACCGAACGTGACGGGATTGTCCAATGCCTATCGCAACGGACAAACCTTGCTGTCGTGGCAACTGGTGACAGATTTCCGGACGGTGGATTACGAGATTCGCCGTGGCACGAACTGGCAGACCGCCATCGTGCTGGGACGCACGCCACTGACCGAATTCGTCATCGCGCAAAACGGTACCTATTGGGTTGCGGCGCACTACAGCAATGCACAAGGGGTGACGGCCTATTCGGCCACCCCGGTGGACATCACCATCGGCGGTGCGATCCTGCCCGCGAATGTGGTGGCCAGTTGGAATGAGGCAGCGACCGGCTGGGCTGGCACCTGCACCACGCCAGCCTTCCGCGACCCGGTCGAGCAAGCCGTCAAACTGGGTGGATCGGCGCTGTTCTCGGCCATTCCGCTGATCTCTGCTGCCAACACGGTCGAGTATTACGGCGGGATTGCTACGGGCGGTTATTACCAGATCCCGGTATCGCACGAGATCGACATCGGTACGGCACAAGCCTGCAACGTATCCGTTGGTGTGCAAGCCGCATCCGATACGCCGTTTGCGCTGGTGTCGACGATCCCGGTGTTCTCGGCGCAGGCGAGCGTGCAGGGTAATTTCTCGGGCAAGTCGAGCCTGGCGATCGAGATCGATACCGCCCAGAACAACCTCGTTTGGCAAGGCTGGCGACCGTTCGTGCCGGGGCAATACATCGCCAGGCGTTTCCGCTTCAGGGTCAAGCTGATCTCGGCTGATCCGACGGTATCCACCATCCTGACTGGCATGACCTTCTCGGTCGATATGCCCGACCGGGTGGATACCGGCACGGCGCTTGCCGTCCCCGCTGCGGGCAAGGCGGTCGTATTCGCCACACCGTTCCAGATCGTTCCCAACGTGCAGATCACCATCCTCAACCCCGTGGCTGGAGACGTCATCGCGTTCCCGGCTCAACCCACGACGACTGGCTTCACGGTGCAGATCACCAATGCCGGTGTCGGTGTGGCTCGCAACATCAACTGGCTCGCCAAGGGCTATTAG
- a CDS encoding MFS transporter, which produces MDMGRTIPATALTPSRFVVLLSAATAVSMAYGVTLPFLPFILERVLQPGQLGAVPWHTGLLTASYTLALFLLSPLWGVLSDRLNRRAVISLGLIGSGASLVLLDNVSNLTMLYASRMLGGIFAAAVLPAVLAYIAEACTASERPRKFAIVASFTSLGFMLGPMVGGWLSSMILSPSDGMRVVGVLMPDSPFFVIALVSILCALGTVLLSVSHNQPRIAADDDVSPTDKKQIRLALLLTVITVFGVSTAEVGITLLGKQSLLLDPSAISQFFVVCSLVMITVQIGIFPMLMHKFSIQTLLVIAFVLGTIGLGALPYARSIPAIDVLFGMIAAGTGILVPILSSVISAAAGQGQGKAFGQQASAANLGQAIAAASTGALFFAQPGTPFLIAASMLAASAAIVLRWEIS; this is translated from the coding sequence ATGGACATGGGACGCACAATTCCAGCCACAGCGCTGACGCCAAGCCGCTTTGTGGTTCTGCTTTCCGCCGCCACGGCGGTTTCCATGGCATATGGCGTTACCTTGCCTTTTCTGCCATTCATTCTGGAAAGGGTATTGCAACCGGGGCAGCTAGGTGCTGTCCCATGGCACACCGGTTTGTTGACAGCCTCATACACCTTGGCTTTGTTTCTTCTTTCGCCCCTGTGGGGCGTGTTGTCAGACCGGCTTAACCGGCGTGCTGTGATTTCGCTTGGGCTGATCGGCAGCGGTGCCAGTTTGGTTTTGCTCGATAATGTTTCGAACCTAACGATGCTATACGCATCACGGATGCTGGGAGGCATATTTGCAGCTGCGGTACTTCCCGCCGTACTGGCATATATCGCCGAAGCATGCACAGCATCTGAACGTCCAAGAAAGTTTGCAATTGTCGCTTCATTCACATCGCTTGGTTTCATGCTAGGTCCTATGGTTGGCGGGTGGCTTTCATCCATGATCCTGTCGCCTTCAGACGGCATGCGGGTGGTTGGTGTGCTAATGCCGGACTCGCCATTTTTTGTAATCGCCCTAGTAAGTATCTTGTGTGCATTGGGGACGGTACTGCTGTCCGTGTCGCATAACCAGCCTCGCATAGCCGCAGATGATGACGTAAGCCCCACAGATAAGAAACAGATTCGATTGGCGCTGTTGCTTACCGTCATAACGGTGTTTGGCGTAAGTACCGCCGAGGTGGGCATAACCCTTCTGGGTAAACAATCTTTATTACTTGATCCGAGCGCAATCAGCCAGTTTTTTGTGGTTTGTAGCCTTGTCATGATTACCGTCCAGATAGGGATTTTCCCGATGCTGATGCACAAATTCTCAATTCAGACCCTGCTTGTAATCGCTTTTGTTCTTGGTACGATCGGGCTGGGGGCGCTTCCCTATGCGAGATCCATACCAGCCATAGACGTACTGTTTGGCATGATCGCCGCCGGAACCGGCATTCTCGTCCCGATTCTGTCCAGTGTGATCTCTGCGGCAGCGGGGCAAGGGCAGGGTAAGGCGTTTGGTCAACAGGCATCTGCTGCAAATTTAGGGCAGGCTATTGCTGCAGCCTCAACGGGTGCACTTTTTTTTGCTCAGCCTGGCACGCCATTTTTAATCGCTGCCTCAATGCTGGCAGCAAGTGCTGCGATTGTTTTGCGGTGGGAAATATCCTAA
- a CDS encoding DUF2933 domain-containing protein, whose amino-acid sequence MADEMEKRQLSKGRMVLIGFLAFALLLLLTEHRAHVLGMLPYLILLACPLMHFFMHHGHGQSGDDRHQHNHTGDSK is encoded by the coding sequence ATGGCTGACGAAATGGAGAAACGGCAATTGTCGAAAGGGCGGATGGTGCTTATCGGCTTTCTTGCTTTTGCCTTACTGCTGTTGTTGACAGAGCACCGGGCGCATGTTCTGGGCATGCTGCCCTATCTGATTTTGCTGGCGTGTCCGTTGATGCACTTCTTCATGCATCATGGGCATGGACAGAGCGGTGACGACCGGCACCAGCACAACCACACAGGAGACTCGAAATGA
- a CDS encoding M15 family metallopeptidase — protein sequence MIDSRDLNALAPAARKRAEAFFAACAADPELRTQGITVIATSTYRDFDAQNAIYARGRTAPGKVVTNARAGDSWHNWRCAFDVLPLRCGKPVWGTTGADRAVWQRLGEIGEVCGLEWAGRWTTFREMAHFQYTGGLTLADFKAGKTMMA from the coding sequence ATGATCGACAGTAGGGATTTGAATGCACTGGCTCCAGCTGCTCGCAAACGGGCGGAAGCCTTCTTTGCCGCGTGCGCTGCCGATCCGGAATTGCGGACGCAGGGCATCACGGTGATCGCCACCAGCACCTACCGTGACTTCGATGCGCAGAACGCGATCTACGCGCGCGGCAGGACGGCCCCCGGCAAGGTGGTGACCAATGCTCGTGCCGGAGACAGTTGGCACAACTGGCGCTGCGCTTTCGATGTACTGCCGCTGCGTTGCGGCAAACCTGTCTGGGGCACCACCGGCGCTGACCGTGCCGTGTGGCAGCGGCTCGGGGAGATCGGCGAAGTCTGTGGGCTGGAATGGGCTGGGAGGTGGACTACCTTCCGCGAGATGGCTCACTTCCAGTACACGGGTGGGCTGACACTGGCGGATTTCAAGGCTGGCAAAACGATGATGGCATGA
- a CDS encoding DUF411 domain-containing protein, with protein MYQWIRICSAVLLFGASLAHAATEVTLYKSPTCGCCEKYVDYLRENGFAVKAINENDMDAVKKRYGVSHVASCHTALVGGYVVEGHVPVAAIRKLMKEKPAIIGISAPGMPQNSPGMGEMKKGTLTIYAVPKRGREPEVFSVE; from the coding sequence ATGTATCAATGGATACGCATCTGCTCAGCCGTTTTGTTGTTTGGAGCTTCGCTGGCGCATGCCGCGACCGAGGTGACCTTGTACAAGAGCCCCACCTGCGGCTGCTGTGAGAAATACGTGGACTATCTGCGAGAAAACGGCTTCGCGGTGAAGGCAATCAATGAAAACGACATGGATGCGGTCAAGAAGCGTTACGGGGTGTCTCATGTCGCCAGTTGTCATACGGCGCTGGTCGGTGGATACGTGGTCGAGGGCCATGTTCCGGTTGCCGCCATCCGCAAGCTAATGAAGGAGAAGCCCGCCATCATCGGGATCAGCGCTCCGGGCATGCCGCAGAATTCGCCGGGAATGGGCGAAATGAAAAAGGGGACGTTGACCATTTATGCAGTTCCCAAGAGAGGGCGCGAGCCGGAAGTGTTTTCGGTCGAGTGA